The DNA sequence GGGGAGCGGTGGGCGGTGAGCGGCCTAGGATGGGAACATGCGTACGAATGAAGGTGGCGTGCGGCCCGCTCCGAGCCCGGAGCTTAGCGGGGCGGAGCTGGCTCGCTGGTACTGGACCCTGGCCGAACTCTCCGCGCTGGCGCGCCGGATGGGCCTGCCCGCCGGAGGCGGGAAGGCGGCGGTCACGGCACGGATCGCCGCCGCGCTGGACGGGCTCCCGGCCCCTGCTCCGGTCCCGGCCGCGGGGCGGCCCGCCCGCGGTGCGGGCCGACAGCTCGCCGCCCCCGTGGACGGTGCCAGCGTGATCCCGCCGGGGCAGCGGTGCAGCCAGGTGCTGCGGGCGTACTTCGTCCGGGAGATCGGGCCCGGCTTCCACTTCGACGCCTTCATGCGGGATTACTTCGCCCAGGGCGCGGGACGCACCCTCGCCGAGGCGGTCGCCCACTGGCACGCCACCCGGGCGCGAGCGGCGCAACCCCGGGAGATCGGTGCGCAGTTCGAGCTGAACCGGTTCCTCAGGGACTGGCACGCCCGTCACCCCGAGGGCGCCCGCCCGCAAGCCCTGGCCGCCTGGCGGGACCACCGCTCCAGCCCCCGGAAGGTCCCCGTCACTCCCGGGCCGGAGTGAGCCCCGGCTCCGCGGCCGCGGGCTCCGCAGGCTCCGAGGGCTCCGGCAGGCGCCGGGCCAGGGCCCAGGCCAGCAGGGGGAGCACGGCCAGCGGGAGCAGGGCCGTGTGCAGCGAAGCCGCGTCGGCCGCCGAGCCGATGAGGGGACTCGCGAGGCCGCCCACGCTGACGGTCAGGCCCAGGGTGACCCCGCTCGCGGTGCCCATGCGGTTGGGCAGGTAGTCCTGGCCCAGGGTGACCTGGAGGGAGAAGGGCACGTACAGCGCGGCGGCGGCCAGCGCCGAGCAGACGTACACCAGCGGCAGCGGCAGGAAGAGGATGCCCGCGACGGCGGGCGCCACCGACGCGTAGGCGCGGTGGACGGTGGTGACCCGCCCCCAGCGGGCGGCCAGCCGGCCGCCCAGGAGGGTGCCGCCGGCGCTCCCCGCGAAGAGGGCGAACAGGGCCACGGCGCCGGCGGTCTCGCCGCCGCCACGCTCACGGACGTACAGCGCGATGAAGGTGCTCAGTCCGGTGAAGACCACCGAGCGCACGACGACCACCAGGGAGAGCCGCAGGAAGGCCCGCCGGTCGTCGCGGGGGCGCCGGAGCGGAGGCGGGGTCGCCGCCGGCCGCCGGGCAGCCGAACGCTTCGCGGACGGCGGCCGGTTGAGGAACACGCCCAGCGCCGCCGGGGCGGCCAGCAGCCACCAACCCGCCGGGCCCGGCAGCGCCAGCGCGCCCACGACCAGCAGCGGGGCGCACGCGAAGCCGATGTTGCCGCCGAGCGCGAACCAGCTCATCGCACCGTGCCCGGGGCCGCCCACCGTACGGACCAGCCGGGCCGCCGCCGGGTGGTAGGCGGCGACGCCCAGCCCGGACAGGGCGACGGCGGCGAGCGTGGCCGTGTACCCGGCGTCGAGTCCGACCAGCGCCACCCCCAGCCCCGCGGCTGCGGTGGCCAGCGGGATGAGCCAGGGCATCGGCCACCGGTCGGCGAGCGCTCCGAACAGCGGCTGGACCACGGAGGACAGCAGCGAGGCGGCCAGCACGATGCCGGAAGCGGCGGCGTACCCGTACGAGCGCTCGGAGACGAGGAACGGGACGAGCGCGGCGACGGCGCCCTGGTAGACGTCCACGCAGGAGTGGCCCGCGGCGAAGGCGGCCGTCCGGAGACGGGTCGGGCCGGGCTGGGACTGGGGTTGGGGCTGGGGTCGGGCCTGGGCCTGGGCCTGGGGCGGGGACGGGGACGGGGACTGGAAGGGTCTGATGGAGGTCACCGGTCGAGAATCGCTCTCGCCGGGGGCGGCCCGCTTCCGATAAATTGCCGGATGATGCAGAAAATCCGCCACACCCCGCGCGCGGCGACGAGCATGCGCGAGCTCGACACCCACCACGGCATCGATCCGCACCGACACGACGACCACCAGATCTGCTACGCCGGTTCCGGGGTGCTGTCCGTGACCACCGACGCCGGCACCTGGGTGGCCCCGACCACCCGCGCCCTGTGGATCCCGGCCGGGACCGTGCACGAGCACCGCGCCTTCGGCCGTGTCGACCTGCACAGCGTGGGCCTGCCCACTCGCCTCAACCCGCTCTCCCTCTCCGCCCCCGCCGTGCTCGCCGTAGGCCCCCTGCTGCGCGAGCTGATCCTCGCCTACACCCGGGCCCCGCAGGACGACAGCGCCGAGCGGCGCCGGATGCTGGCGGTGCTGCTCGACCAGCTGCGGGCCTCGCCGCTCCAGCCGCTGCACCTGCCTGCTCCCGCGGATCTCCGGCTGGCCGCGGTGTGCGCACTGCTGCACGCCGATCCGGCGGACCGGCGCGGGCTCGCGGAGCTCTCCGCGCAGGCCGGGGCCGGGGCCGGGGAGCGGACCCTCAGCCAGCTGTTCCGCGCCGAGCTGGGGATGACGTTCCCCCAGTGGCGGACCCAGCTGCGGCTGCACCACGCGCTGCGGCTGCTGGCGGTGGACACCCCCGTGACGGCGGTCGCGCACCGGTGCGGCTGGTCCTCGACGAGCGCGTTCATCGACGTGTTCCGGCGGGCCTTCGGACACACACCGGGGGTGCACGCCAAGGGGGGCTGACCTCCTCGTCTGGCCGCCCGCGCCCCGCCGGGTCAGCATGGAGGAGGGACCGGTTCGGGGCCGGGCGGTTGGGAGGAACCCATGGCGCACACCCCGACGACCGACGTACTGATCGCGGGCGCAGGTCCGGTCGGCCTCAGCACGGCCGCGGAACTGCGCCGGCACGGCGTGAGCTGCCGCCTCGTCGACCGGCTGCCGGCCCGCCTCCCGTACGCGAAGGCGGTCGGCATCCAGCCGCGCACGCTGGAGATCTGGGACCGGATGGGCCTGGCCCGCACGGTCGTGGAGAGCGCGGTGCCCCTGCGCGGTCAGCTGATCTACGCCAACGGCGTCGAACGCGCCCGGGTCGAGCTCATGCTGCCCCCCGAAGTGCCGTACCGGTTCGCCGCGCTGCCTCAGTACGAGACCGAGCGCATCCTCGAGGAGCACCTCGCGGCGCTGGGCACGGTCATCGAACGCGGCACCGAACTGCTGTCGTTCACCCAGGAGGCGGACGGGCCCGGAGGCGGCGTCACCAGCCTCCTGCGCACCGCTTCCGGCGGCGAGGAGGAGCTGCGCACCCGCTACCTCATCGGCTGCGACGGAGCGCACAGCACCGTGCGCAAGGGGCTGGGACTGTCGTACGAGGGCGGGGCCTTCGCCGAGGAGTACATGCTGGCCGACGTGGTGAGCGACTGGGACCTGCCCGAGGGGTACGGCCTGCGGTCCATGCACGTGGGAGCCGACGGGTCCACGGACGACCTGCTGGTGTGCATCCCGCTGCCGGGCCGGGGCCGCTACCGCATGTCGATGCTGGTCCCGCCCGAACTCTCCGCGCAGCCGGACGGGGGACCGGCAGGAGGATCGGCCGGGGGACCGGCCGGGGAGCCCGGAGCGGGCGACGGCGTGCTGCACGGGCTGGAAGGGGCCCGGGTCCCCGAGCTGTCCCACATCCAGGCCGTCGTCGACCGCCTCGCCCCCGCCCCGTCCACGGTCTCCGCGATGCGCTGGTCCTCGGTGTTCCGCATCAGCCACCGCATCGTCGACCGCTACGGCGACGGCCGCGTCTTCGTCGCGGGCGACGCCGCCCACATCCATCCGCCCACGGGCGCCCAGGGCATGAACACAGGGATCCAGGACGCCTGCAACCTGGCCTGGAAGCTCGCGCTAGTCCTCCGGGAGATCGCCGGGCCCACCCTGCTCGCGACCTACGACGCGGAGCGCCGCCCCGTCGGCGAAGAGGTCGTCGGCCGGACCGTGCGGCATGCGACCCAGGGCATGGAGAACGAACCGGACGACCTGCGGACCGTGCTGCTCCGCGAGGCCCAACTGCTCGTCGGCTACCGCGACGGACCGCTCGCCGGCAGTCCCTTCGGCCCGGCGGACGCACCCCAGCCCGGCGAACGGGCCCCGGACTGCTCCGGGTTGACCCTGCCCCTCGCCGCCTACCCCTCGCGGCTGCTCGACGTGCTGCGCGGCCGGGCCGGCCATGTGGTGCTCCTGTACGGGGACGACGGCGCGGCCCTGGCCGGGGCCGCCGAGCAGGCCCGGGCCGCGGGGGCGGCGCTGGCGGAGGGCGACACGGACGGGAGCGGCGCCCCCGGCCCGCCCATCCTGGCCGTCCTGGCCCGAGAGGCCGCACTCGACGCATCCGCCGGGCTGCCCGACGCCGTCCCCGGATACCGGGACGCCGCCGGGGAGTTCGCCCGGCTGTACGGCGCCGACGGCCCGACCGGTTTCCTCGTACGCCCCGACGGCCATCTCGGCGCCCGCTTCCCGCTCTCCGGCACGGCGGCCGCCCTGTCCGGCTACCTCGCTTCACTGTCCGCCCGGCAAGCCCCGGGGAAGACCCAGCACTAGGCGCGGGCGTACCGCAGCAGCACCACCCCGTTGCCGAAGGTGCGGGTCCCCTCCAGCCGGAGCGGGACCAGTCCGTCGGAGGGCGGGAAGAGGGGGTGGCCGCGGCCGATGCGGACGGGCTGTACGTAGATCCGGTACTCGTCCACCAGGCCGTGGCGCAGGAACGAGGCGGCGAGGTCCGCCCCGCTCAGCGTCAGGTCGCCGCCCGGGGCGGCCTTGAGGGCGGCGACCTCCGCCGGTACGACCTCCCGGAGCACGGTGGCGTTCGGGTCGGCCCGCTCGGTCTCCAGGGTGCGCGAGTACACGTACTTCCGCGCGGAGCGCCAGATGCCCGCGAAGTCCGTCACGGCCGCGGTCGCGGCGGGATCGGCGTCGGCGGTGGGCCAGTAGGCGTCCATCAGCTCGTA is a window from the Streptomyces sp. NBC_01244 genome containing:
- a CDS encoding AraC family transcriptional regulator, producing the protein MQKIRHTPRAATSMRELDTHHGIDPHRHDDHQICYAGSGVLSVTTDAGTWVAPTTRALWIPAGTVHEHRAFGRVDLHSVGLPTRLNPLSLSAPAVLAVGPLLRELILAYTRAPQDDSAERRRMLAVLLDQLRASPLQPLHLPAPADLRLAAVCALLHADPADRRGLAELSAQAGAGAGERTLSQLFRAELGMTFPQWRTQLRLHHALRLLAVDTPVTAVAHRCGWSSTSAFIDVFRRAFGHTPGVHAKGG
- a CDS encoding FAD-dependent monooxygenase, with product MAHTPTTDVLIAGAGPVGLSTAAELRRHGVSCRLVDRLPARLPYAKAVGIQPRTLEIWDRMGLARTVVESAVPLRGQLIYANGVERARVELMLPPEVPYRFAALPQYETERILEEHLAALGTVIERGTELLSFTQEADGPGGGVTSLLRTASGGEEELRTRYLIGCDGAHSTVRKGLGLSYEGGAFAEEYMLADVVSDWDLPEGYGLRSMHVGADGSTDDLLVCIPLPGRGRYRMSMLVPPELSAQPDGGPAGGSAGGPAGEPGAGDGVLHGLEGARVPELSHIQAVVDRLAPAPSTVSAMRWSSVFRISHRIVDRYGDGRVFVAGDAAHIHPPTGAQGMNTGIQDACNLAWKLALVLREIAGPTLLATYDAERRPVGEEVVGRTVRHATQGMENEPDDLRTVLLREAQLLVGYRDGPLAGSPFGPADAPQPGERAPDCSGLTLPLAAYPSRLLDVLRGRAGHVVLLYGDDGAALAGAAEQARAAGAALAEGDTDGSGAPGPPILAVLAREAALDASAGLPDAVPGYRDAAGEFARLYGADGPTGFLVRPDGHLGARFPLSGTAAALSGYLASLSARQAPGKTQH
- a CDS encoding dihydrofolate reductase family protein produces the protein MRKIILMSQVSLDGYYEGPERQIDWHRVDEELHQHMNDELRSVGGMLMGRITYELMDAYWPTADADPAATAAVTDFAGIWRSARKYVYSRTLETERADPNATVLREVVPAEVAALKAAPGGDLTLSGADLAASFLRHGLVDEYRIYVQPVRIGRGHPLFPPSDGLVPLRLEGTRTFGNGVVLLRYARA
- a CDS encoding DUF6434 domain-containing protein; the encoded protein is MRTNEGGVRPAPSPELSGAELARWYWTLAELSALARRMGLPAGGGKAAVTARIAAALDGLPAPAPVPAAGRPARGAGRQLAAPVDGASVIPPGQRCSQVLRAYFVREIGPGFHFDAFMRDYFAQGAGRTLAEAVAHWHATRARAAQPREIGAQFELNRFLRDWHARHPEGARPQALAAWRDHRSSPRKVPVTPGPE
- a CDS encoding MFS transporter, coding for MDVYQGAVAALVPFLVSERSYGYAAASGIVLAASLLSSVVQPLFGALADRWPMPWLIPLATAAAGLGVALVGLDAGYTATLAAVALSGLGVAAYHPAAARLVRTVGGPGHGAMSWFALGGNIGFACAPLLVVGALALPGPAGWWLLAAPAALGVFLNRPPSAKRSAARRPAATPPPLRRPRDDRRAFLRLSLVVVVRSVVFTGLSTFIALYVRERGGGETAGAVALFALFAGSAGGTLLGGRLAARWGRVTTVHRAYASVAPAVAGILFLPLPLVYVCSALAAAALYVPFSLQVTLGQDYLPNRMGTASGVTLGLTVSVGGLASPLIGSAADAASLHTALLPLAVLPLLAWALARRLPEPSEPAEPAAAEPGLTPARE